The DNA region GATACTATGGCTGCTGATGACATCATCTCGCAAATAAAACGATCTGCACACTAAGACTTCCGAGCTTGAAAGGCAGATATCCGAGCACCGCAGGCTTATGGAAAAACAGCGACATCACCGACGAGCAGTATCAAAGCCTTGCGGATATGCTGTCGTCATTCGCTAAAAACTATTGACACATTAGATGTTATGAAAAAGCGTGATGTTATACGCTGCTTCGTGCGTCGTGTTGAGTGGGACGGCGAGAATATCCACCTGTATCTTATGGGCGCAGAAAAGCGGGGGGTGCTGATGTGCCGCATTCAGAGCCGGAGTGCGAGTGTAGCAAACGAGATACTCATGCATTTCCGCTCCCTGAAAAAGACGGCTAACGATGTTTCTATGGAAGAGCCGACAGGTTCAGACAAAGACGGTAACAGTCTTTCACTTATGGATATACTGACCGACAGCGAGGACGTTGCGGAGCGTATAGAACTTCTTGTCCGTGCGGAACAGATGTATATCGATCTTGATAAGTGCCTTGATGATCGTGAGAAGGAGATAATTGTTATGAGGTACGGGCTTTTCGGCAAACCTGCCCTCACTCAGCGTGAGGCGGCTAAAAAGCTG from Ruminococcus albus AD2013 includes:
- a CDS encoding sigma factor-like helix-turn-helix DNA-binding protein, translating into MKKRDVIRCFVRRVEWDGENIHLYLMGAEKRGVLMCRIQSRSASVANEILMHFRSLKKTANDVSMEEPTGSDKDGNSLSLMDILTDSEDVAERIELLVRAEQMYIDLDKCLDDREKEIIVMRYGLFGKPALTQREAAKKLGISRSYVSRIEKKGFWRS